In the Ornithodoros turicata isolate Travis chromosome 5, ASM3712646v1, whole genome shotgun sequence genome, TTTTATCATGCAGAGAGGATGAACGCCGAGGCAGTCGACGTTTCTCGGGCGATCGACGCCGGCGGGCCAACGATCGCGGCCGCCGCCGCTACGCCGATGTCGGCGGCCGTCATCGGGACGGTCGCGGTCGTTGGGGCTCGTCGGACGAGAGGTCGTCCGGACGGTCGGCAGGTGCTCGAGAGAGGTCCCACTCCGGCCGACGTTCCTGGTCCGGGTCGCCGTCACGTTCCGCCTCCCGGTCCCGATCTCGGTCGCCGCATAGGTCCCGGAATCGGTCGAGGGGAGAGAAAGGAGCCGCTGCTGGAAACGGTGAGATATATTGACGAGGGATGCCCAGCCGTTGGGCTACGTGATGGACCTGTCAATCATTTCATTGGTAGGTACTGTTGGGTACTGATAGGTACTGGGTATTGATGGGTATTGGGTACTGATAGGTACTGGGTACTGATAGGATGCGCTGTTGTAGCGGGTTTGTTTGGTACGAACGACTCTCTCTACCCGTCCCGGTGCTGcggctagggttgccaccaggccggtattataccggcagggcCAGTTATTTGCCCGCTCTGCTgcgttgccggtaggaaggtgatgataccggcagccttttgccagtatttgtggctcaacacctttcacagGGGTTTTTatggggttttcctttcaacgtTCCACTGCAGctcgaataaatctggagcacagacccaactatgtagtcaccagtcgttttctaaGTTGGTCGTTATCATTatcattgttgttgttcattATTATCAtctcgttcttttctttctctctctctctgtatactctccaccctcgcccactttccctttcccgcgaacatttccttctttccctctattccacctcctctccctcagccggtgtCCACGGGGGGTGGTAAGCGCGTGCAAACACCGCAAGTCTTCTGCCATTTGCTTTGATCGCCATTGGTCATATTTAATGATAAATGTTGCGATTGGACAGATTATCCGTAGATCTCTGCAGCTGCTGCCAGTGGGGCACGCGCATCTACGATGTCCGCGGTGTTAATCTCTGCTTGAACCGTCCCATACTCTTGTGTCCTTAGGCGCATGATATCTAGGGAGtgattttttcgggttaaacccgattccgcccggttattgcccccccccgaactgacctccgaccagttcgggttaaacccgatttctccccaaattccagtcactatgaaatcctcatgtgacgtttccactgaagacgaacaaagaatgtacatacatacatgtaagaatgggtcacttacgttcccagcaatacaccaaTTTTTGTCAACATTGTCTATGCCTTCCTGGATTACTGCTGGAAGATCACGAtcgcgcaaaaaaaagaaaaagaaaacaacaataataaaaaaacaaaaaaaagagagattgcgaaaggacttaatagacaagaggagaaacaaaaacacccgataacacccgaaagCACAATTATCgctcgatttctccccgaattacagattcaaaaatagcgcccgatttttacccccccccccccccctccgaatCCGAGAAAGctatttaacccgaaaaagtcactccctaatgaTATTGGTCGGCTGTACCATTCTTtctacattttttcttttttgtttacaTTTGACAGACGCATCCCGTGGTGAAACACGTGGCAGCAACGCACCTCACACGACCACGCCCGGTTCGGCCCCAGCGGCCGAGGCCCCCGTTGCCAAGGGGACGGAAGGATCTCACGGGGACACGGATTACAGGCCGGGGGCAGGACAGGCACCCCTATTGCCCGGCGGAGGCGGTGGGGATGCCGCTCCCGCCTCGTTCCATCCCACTCCCAAGATGTCCAAGCGCTGCAGAGATTACGACGGTAGCTGTTTCTCCACTTTCGCTTTCGCGTACGAAGCGGTTCTGTCGATTGCCGGAATTTTGCACGATTTGGTGGTCTTTTTAATTACACCGGGAGCGTCAGATAACTACAGTGCATTTTTGCCTTGTGTTTAGAGCCCGAAGtgttcgggaaatatttttttctaaattcggggggtaaaaatctggtaaatAAATATATGCTCTAAATTCgtgtgaattcgggtgaaaaacttccagtgtactaaattcggggagaaatagggctcagttactcaaactagctGTACTGGATTGGTACAAACGGTACTGtagctgcatttgctgccaaacaagttagggcgtattcctacagacgtctcggtgagggcaatttgccgggggAAAGTCGGGTTTCGTCCTAAGGAGGCAACCTGCAGTTCGGGGAAAAGAATCGGGTTAAAATACCCTAAAACTTCGTGCTCTGCTCTGCTCATGTTCTGATCTCGTTTAATTTAGCCGATTAGCTCAGTGTGACagtttgatgttttttttttgttttttttaagcaCTCTCCCACATACTATATTATGTGTTGCTCATTCAACCATTGGTGTTGTATCGACTCGAAATTCTAGGGGTTTTCAGAAGGGtttataactagggcctgactttttagggttaaacccgtatccgcccgataacatcgctaaacattagttccacgttaagacaaatttttattaattaaacaaacaaaaaaatcacccaaatacacccgaattttcgaacgaaaaatatcatccgatatttacccccccaaatttggccaaaaataaaacccgaaaaagtcgggCCCTATTTATAACAACTGGGATTGTGCAGTTAAAGCGACAGCGTGTTTCCCAGTTTTCTCGGTAAACAATGTACGGCGTCCAGCATAGATGTCTGCAACGTTCAAGGGTGACTTTTAACTCTTTCTTTTGACTCTTCCAGAGCGTGGGTACTGCATGCGGGGCGACTATTGCCCCTTTGACCACGGGAAGGACCCGGTGGTTGTCGAAGACGTGTCCATGCTCAGGTTTGGCCTCTCTGGTCCACCACCTCCCACATCGCAACCGGGACCTCCCATACAGCAAGGTATTTATCGGACGTCCcgctcatttttttttttacccggTTTGGGAACTTGATAGgaagtctctttttttttttttgcataattGAACgttaggagagagagagagagaatgtaATGTAAAATCTATTTCTCTTTGCATTCTAATATAATGCTATAGGGACATTGTGTTGTTGTGCTGTGAAGGGTTGGGGGGGGCAAATAATACATTTCAGGAGAGTGTCCAACAGAGTGTTGATGTTTAGGTCCGCTTCCCATGCCGCATCTGCCCCACACTGGGTTGCCCCCGCCCTTGACTACGATGGAACCCCCACTGATGCCCCCTGCTGGTTAGTGTCTTCATTGACAGCTATACTCTtgcacctcctcctcctcttcttcttcttcttcttcttcttcttccccccTGTTTGCCACGGAACACCGTTTCAGTTTGCCTTTTGCGTACGTGCTTGCCTGCCTGCGGCTTTCTCCCTAACCAACGTTGCGGAGCTTTTTGTTCTTCGTTTTATGATCTGTGTTCGAGAGCTTGCTCGGAAAATAAAAGTGACAATACATGTTCGTACAAAATGTCTTATCACACCCCATCTAACCTACCCCATCTTCCTAGTGTGGACCTTGCTTGATGTTCATTCCAAGTTGCATAAGAAGGTAGCCAAAGTCTCAGTATATAGTGCAATGTGTCACATTTAATGGTGTTGTGTTGACCAGTCCACTGTTCAGCTGGCATGTCAATCAACATTTCTCGCACGTGCTTCGAATGTTTATTTGTGCATTAACCCTGCATACGAACTTTCAGTCTTCTTGAAGTTTTCATGTTGTTGACTGTTATTTAGGAGTGTACTCTCTCTGTACAATGTACCTGTTTACCATGCCTGGTTGCTAACAAACTGTGTTTGTCCACTGGTACAGAAATTTGGTCGTCTGACCATTCCTGTATGCTGGGGTTGCGTGAATAGTAAGATTTAGTAATGACAAAACAAAGAGAGACTGTTGGTTATACAGATGAGTAACTACTAGGGAGCACGACCGTACGTCAATTGAACTTAATGCACTGCTGTAAGCTAGAGCAGAGCATGACACATTATCAGAGCGGGCTCTCATATTGTCAGATCTGATAGGGTTCTTGTGGCATTTGCTTGAGACATGATTTGAAGGGATTGTCATTCAAAGTTGATTTCTGCTAAATCAGGCATCCATAATGCTGGCTTGTACTACTTGTGTCACTTTGCTGTGGTTGCATTCTGTTGTTTGATGCTCTGCTTTGCTACTTGTAGTAATACATTTGACTCAAATTTATTCAGCACATGCCTTTTTAGATGGCCACAAAGCAGCATGGTGTTGTGGCATTAAAATTTGCGTATCTGCGCTTTAAATGTGACCGACTTGACGTTTTTTTGGATTCAGCACTGTCCTCCTTGGTTTAGCTCACAAGGCAAATTTTCTTGAGCGGACCTTTGCTCTTGCTGATTGAGTGTTTTGCTGTATCTCGAACCAAAGCAGCAACCGGTGTAACGGAAGAACAGGAACGTTGCGTCGTTATCCCTGAAAAACACCATTATTTGCATCAACACAAACCAGCGTTCCAAGCATTATAGCAAGGGGTCTAATAGACACACAGAAAATTGGCAATGGAATAATTGAAAAGCCGGGTGCCTCCCCCAGTGACTGGGTCACCGGTTGGAATGGCTGGGGTCCCTTGCTCCAAAACTTGTTTGAAGGATCCTGATCTGGATACGCAGAAAAATATTAAAGTGTTTTATCAGTACTCTGATAACCCCTTTAAGGAGATCCTAAAAATGGTATCATCTATACATGGTGGAAATTTACGACGTTACGAAATTATGATTGATAATTTTATTCAACTGCACTGTGTAGAGCAAACCGTCTTGATGCCATCTTGATGTGTCCAGCTGGAAAAAGTTTTCAAAATTTTTCAATATTTCTATATATTTATTAGTCAACTCTATTAGAAAATACATACATATTTACATACAGTTGGAGAACCCAGTAGGAAACAAAATCCCTGGGAGTAGCAGCAGTTTTGTAGCAGTAATGCCAAGCTTGGTAACCCCCTCATCCCTGCCTcacgtcaccaccagcaatggggtagagtatcgcctctggcaatgaaactccccattcataaaaACATAAATTTGTATAGTGttcataaagttgttgtttgtcatGTGGAATGTCGGGTTTGGCTCACAGATGTAGCGAAAGTAATTTTCTttggggtaaaaaaaaaacaaaacacaaagtaCCATATTCCCTCAAAAACCTCAgtctaaaaagaaagaaaaaagagcatTCTGTGCTTTTTGAAAGCGCGAGAAGTTTTTATAACTGTACTTACGGCGATTGCAGAACCTTACAATCCAGAGGCCCCCGGCATGGAGCGCCCCCTGCGGCTACCACAGGCCCCCCCATACTGGGGTCATCCCCCTGTTCGGGGGGCACCGCCCCCAGTGTTTCATCCCCCCAGGCCACATCGCGAGCTAATCGGTGTCCCTACCGTCGGTGGAGCTCCAGCTGGTGAGTCAGCACGGTCCCTGCATTTTTTCAAAATTGGGAATTTTTCAAAATTGAGAAGTTGTGTACATTATTGCGTTACATTATTGTAGGACTTAatattactgaaaaaaaaaaaacaagtgagGTTCGCTCGATAATTTTCGAGGTTCGATCGgagaaaataaatttccctcgtttaaaaattgtccaaagccttcctaaatgctggcaaaagtttccagaatgCCTAAAGTCCCACAATCATCGGGAGAGTACGTCGCTAGTTAGAATTTTTtgttatcactttaggtgaaacacccagtATAGTTTATCACTTCACCTAAACACCCCGTATAGTAAAAGCATTGTGTTGCATGCACTTTGCACGGTACGCTGATGGTACACACCGTAACACTTGAACTTCGACGTTCGTTGCAGATCTAAGTCAACCTCCTCCTCCCACTCCTGGTCGTACGGTGATCGACCCCCACCACCTTCCGCCGGGTCTTCCGCCTCCCCCTCCGCCTCCTGGGGCCCCACCCATGGAAGGGGCAGTCCCCATGCACGAGGATCCGTCGATGCAGGGGAACCCTCCGCGCCCCATGGCACCTTCCAACATGATGGTCGGCAATGGAATGCACATGCGGCAGCACGGAAGGGGGTTGGTGCCTCTCAAGCTCTTGTCTTATCTAGCAAATCCCACGtagtctttcttcttcttttttatcttACCTATCGTGCTGTCTATCTGAAATCTCTTGCGCTCCGTGTCTCATATTTTTTGCCTTATAAAGCAGCACAAGTCGTTCTTATTCCTTATTTTGTTGTATTATTTGTTTTGACATTAAATACGTCGCATCAGTGGGACCACCTAGGCCCGAGGGCTCGAAACAATTTAAAAACGGGCGAATAGATTTATATACCCGAAGCAAGCGCGAAGGAAATACCGTATTTGTACAGTTTGTACAgtgcattttttgtttttgttttttaactCAAAATATGCACCCAAAATCACATGATATGCATTacaattagggcctgactttttcgggttttatttttggccaaattcggggggtaaaaatcgggtgatatttttcatttgaaaattcgggtgtattcgggttaaatcccgttacggcatattctgtcgtcaggaattcgggtgcattcgggtgatttttatttgtttcatAAAAATTTTTCTTGACATGGagctaatgtttagcaatgttatcaaactttattttaatgcacacttatgagtgtgccacgcgacccggatgttttcgggtagattcgggttaaacccgaattttacagatttcgttcggggggtaaatatcgggcggatacgggtttaaccctaaaaagtcaggccctaattacaATCATGTCCAAAAAATGGAAGTCCAGACGAGAAGATTGAAAGCTCAGTGAGAGTTGGCTAAACACATCACTGTTAGACACCACTTCCTTGCACCCATCATGTGATCACTTTTTTTATTGTTGCGTTGTTGCGTTTACGAGCTTCAGTTGTTGGGCGTAATCaggtataaccctaaaaagtcaggccttACATACACGTTTACGTTGCCAACATGAACAGCATGTATACGGGTGTCCAGCGTACGTACCTAATACACGTAAATGCCTACGTCCCTTTGTACGAAGCAGCGTTCACTTTGTTTCGCGCATGGTGTTTTTTGGCTTAGGAACTATTCAAATATGTTTGGTTTCAAAGAGACATCCCTTTGACTCAAAATTTTAATACAAAATTTCACATTCGACTCCGACTTCCAATCAAATAGTACACAACTATTCTTTTCTGTATTTCAAAACTCCAAATATTGAAAAATTCCCTGTCATCTTTAGCCACCGAGTCCACGATTTGTTTCGATTTCTGGCATCAAAATCTGCGCGTAATTTTTCTAGCGATTATGCCGTGCACAAAGGTGCGTTATTATTCGTATTGGAAATCCCCATTTATTTGCAGTATTTCTGCAGTCCCACTAGCAAGCCCCCACAGCAAGTGGGAATTGCTAGAGAGATTGATGTGTCCTTTCGTATTGCCTCATTTTGGTTGTTCCGTCCCGCCCCCTCTTGTTGGAGTTACAGGGGCCAGCACCACCGTGGCATGCGGGAGTATGGGCGTGGCATGGGACGTGGTGCCAACAGTGCCCACTACGAGCGCTGTGAGCTGGAAGTACGCAAGGTCCCCCGGAACCTCAACAACATTACTCAACTGAACAACCACTTTTCGCGCTTTGGAAACATCGTCAACCTCCAGGTGAGGGGACAGGATTGAGAGGCAGGATTCAAGGACTGGCTTCGGGGAAACTTCAGAAATGTGCTTTGCATACCGAATGCGATTTTTCTTCCGtttctttcatctttttttCCTGTTTCGATTTGTGGTAGTGACCTTTTGCATTGCTATGCTACAGAGTTTGGACcagtcagcagcagcagcacacaACTGCGACAGTGTTAATTTACCTGGACTTAATTATTGTTACTCTTTATCCTATCCTAGCCTTTATCGTATGATGCAGTATTTGAAATTGGACCGAATATTTGAGAGCAATTTTGCAGATATTCGTATTCAAAAATTTCGATGTTTGCACACCTCTACTTATTAGCCATTTTCAAGCGCGTCTTGGGGCATTTTTCTAAGGGTTAGCAACGCACAACTGTGACAATTCACGCCAGTTCCCTGGCCTCTATTGTTGCAGGTTAATGCTATTATGTGTCTTTATCCTATGAAGTGATGCGCGACTCAATATTTGAAGGGCAGTTTTGCGGTGCTTTGTATTCGATTTGTCTTAGAAATAttaaattaatttaattaaatatTTGCACGCCTCTAAAAAAACTGGAGTTTGAATTTAGGCAGGAGTACTGTGTGTTCTGATCTGTCAGAAGATAGTGACATGTGACACAAAGCTGCTTCAGTATAGAGCCAGatataattttttttgtttagctTTCAACAAACACGCTGTTTCTTCAGCATTCTACTTTGTTAACTTGATACCAACCGTCAACTTCACACGTAACGGTACTCCGATATAATACTCACATTTTGCGTTGCCATCAATATCGTTATTAACCTGCTCTGCTGTACTACCCTTTGGTGCGCGATAGATAAAACGGCGCAGCATGTCGCAAGACTCGCTGCGTAAAACTTGTCAGACAGGACTTGTCTGGTTCTTGCAGAATTTGCAGAAAACTAAGCCAACGAGTGCGGAAGATTTACGATTCCTTTCCGCCCCAGGTGTGCTACGAAGGAGACCCCGAGGCTGCACTGATTCGTTTTGCCAACCACGCTCAAGCGAACGCGGCGTACCGCTGCACCGAAGCCGTCCTCAACAACCGCTTCATCAAGGTTTTCTGGCACAACAAGGACCGTCAGAACGAACAGGCCACGACGGCACCCGGCACTCCCCCCACCGGCGGCGCCACCGTCGCCAACGGCAACAGCGCCCCCCAGGCGGAGTCCGCCGCGGCTGCGGCTGCTGCTCCTGCCGCGACGGGTGCAGATGGGGAAGCGACTAGTACGTCGCCGGGCAAGTCCGTGAAGGAGAGGCTCGGCACTCCAGCAACGTCTGCGCCCCCTGGAGTTGAAAAGGTACCCGCTCTTTTGTTTGCGGTCGGTCGTTTGTGGCTTCACTCAGCCGTGGATGCCACTTTGAATGTtaggcacatttttttttttatgactctTAACCGCGGACGTTTTCTTCAGTCCGTCGTCTACTCTGCGGCCGCTGGCAACCTCTCCCGCACCGTCTTCAACCCCGCTGCCTTGAAGAAAAATAATGTGATAAACACAGCTGTGCCAAGAAAGACGAAGGAAGAGCAGAAGAAGGTAAATTCTTCCTGCTGTCTGTTGAGTGTCTGTTTGGCCTCATGTGGGGGTACAGTCGAACCTCAATATAGCGAACGTCGATTTAACAAAATCCTCCGTTCAGCGCGTTATTTCTGTTGCACGTACCCTTCTGTGTGTCCTCGTTCAACATGTTCTATTTAACGAAGACGGTAACGCAAGAAGCCAGAAAGAACTGTTGCGACACCGCATGGTGAGAGGGGGGTGAAGGAGTTATTGGTTGTTGACGTCGACGTGTGGAATAAAGTACTCAGCAGATCGGAAATCCGTCTCATCACTTGTGCTATGGAAGCCACGCGTTCGCTTCATTGTCACTTTCGTCTTTGGATCTGTCTCCCGTGGTTGTTTGCGATTAGTGCAGCCTGAAAACTAAAGGTTTTGTCAGCTGACTAGAAACTTGCAATAATCAATGTCATGTCCAAGGGCGAAAGGATAAGGGACGTTGCTACTGTGAGTTACGACATAAAATCGTAACTTACGTAAAACTTTACTAATCGTAAAAGTTACGGCTAAAATAAGCTACACCGATCGGCGCTCGGACCATTTTTTCTCGACGGGTTCAACTTAACGAATTATTCTCTTTAACGAACTAAAGTGcgttcattttcatttttgttataTAGATGTTCAACTGTATTTTGGTACGTGTGGCTTTCTTGTGTGCATTGGGATGTTCCAAGTTCTGAAATATGATCCTGGCATTTGTGCATTGTTGGTGCTTAATGTTAAAAAAGAATGTCTTTGCAGGAAATTATTAAAAAGAAAGTGGAAGTGCAAGGCCAGAGGCAGAAGCTATTAGAGAAGCACCTCCAGCAGAATAAGGTAAATTGCGTTCTCTGGTCGATAATGATTATTTTATTAATATTACGGTAGTAAAGTGCCATCGCTATCGTTTTTGTGATCGTGTAGAGGAATCTTTGTCTCACAAATAATTTGACAGTCGGATTTCCAGATTCCAGCACTATTGTGTCACGCAGTAACACCAAGGTTAATATGAatgatgtttaaaaaaaaaagtacatataTGTTTTATCCCGGTGGGAGAAAAACTATGGTGAACTCGGAGAGAGGTCTGTGATAACTAGGTTAATAGGTTAACTAGGTAACTAGGATAATCTTAGGTGTACCGCATATAATACGACCCCATTTTTAGGGCTCGTTTCGAAGTTAAAAAAACCTCGCGTTATACGCGGTCAGATACGGTATTTCGTAGTATGTGGGCTAGGTGTGGAGCGTTTGGGGCTCAGTTTGGTGGCATTTACGAGGCACATTAAATATTAATTATTATATTAAATTATATAAATTATATTAAATTTTCTGATGTGCAATCTGTACTGTGCGCAGTTGTTGCTTGGGAAACTAGAGAAGTGTAAAACGGACAAGGAGAAGACTCAGATAAAGCAGGTGAGTTACTTGTTCCTCCTGGAACATCTCCAAGTGGTTATCTCCGAAGTACATTACGTTTAGGCTTATCTGTTTTCTTGGCCTCACTGACGTCTATGGGTAGGCGTTGCATCTAGGCATAACAAGTCTGTCTTGGGTagtaattaagttacaagtACCTTGTAACTGTAACAATCTACTGCTTTTGgctaaagtaactgtaaaatgtaactaagaTACCCAGGTATGCCAGTGTTTTCAAAACGTCAGCTTTCAGTGGGATACTTTTCTAAAGTAACTTGACTTGAAAAGTAACTGTTTGGCTAAagtgacttgacttgacttgaaAAGTAACTAACTAGCTACTGCTTTTGgctaaagtaactgtaaaatgtaactacCTAATATACCCAGGTATGGCAGTGTTTTTAAAACGTCAGCTTTCAGTGGGATACTTTtctaaaaaagtaactgtttgGCTAAagtgacttgacttgacttgaaaagtaactgtaactagctaCTGCTTTTGATTAAAGTAACTGCAAATTGTAACTAGCTAAGATACCCAGCTATGACAGCATTTGCCACGTGTCGGTCTCCTTGCGATGTTTTGTCGAGGCTTCAAGTGCACTGCCAGTTTCCCCAACCAAGAGTTCCACAAGTACAAAGTCCACTAAAACAAAGTTTTTCAGAGTTGCACTTATTTGGCTCTCTTTTCGTAGAAGACTGTAAAGTAACTGAGCTACTTTAACGTGTTTAACTGTTGCTGTAACTAGTTACGCTTCAAGAAGTGTAACCGTAACTAGTTAGTTACTTTTCTGGGGTGGCTTACCCATGCCTGGTAACAGTGCCTGAAGCTCGTCCTCTCTCTCCGCAGACGTTGGAAGCCCTCCGTGTGATAATCGAGAAGCTGCGGGTGGACATCAAGAAGGCGACGAGCGAAATGATGGTGAGCCGAACCGCAGCGGGGGGCCAGGCCGCGGCCTCCCGTACGCGCCCTACCGAGGTGCG is a window encoding:
- the LOC135394981 gene encoding RNA-binding protein 26-like isoform X5 codes for the protein MIIENSEALKSWLTSCLEHMCDADPAALAKYVMALVKKDKSEKELKDICLDQLDVFLQKETKPFVDMLFETLSTKSYLHSRGPRAPVQQPPQPPPPPVAAPLPPLPPHAPPLAKIAPIVASPPPALPSHREIPPGSEASGMPGQMPEAPALGAGAKSEAAPRKEEGTAEDEKDISRSGHRKSRSRSRSPVGGRSRNRTRSRSREDERRGSRRFSGDRRRRANDRGRRRYADVGGRHRDGRGRWGSSDERSSGRSAGARERSHSGRRSWSGSPSRSASRSRSRSPHRSRNRSRGEKGAAAGNDASRGETRGSNAPHTTTPGSAPAAEAPVAKGTEGSHGDTDYRPGAGQAPLLPGGGGGDAAPASFHPTPKMSKRCRDYDERGYCMRGDYCPFDHGKDPVVVEDVSMLRFGLSGPPPPTSQPGPPIQQDLSQPPPPTPGRTVIDPHHLPPGLPPPPPPPGAPPMEGAVPMHEDPSMQGNPPRPMAPSNMMVGNGMHMRQHGRGSYRGQHHRGMREYGRGMGRGANSAHYERCELEVRKVPRNLNNITQLNNHFSRFGNIVNLQVCYEGDPEAALIRFANHAQANAAYRCTEAVLNNRFIKVFWHNKDRQNEQATTAPGTPPTGGATVANGNSAPQAESAAAAAAAPAATGADGEATSTSPGKSVKERLGTPATSAPPGVEKSVVYSAAAGNLSRTVFNPAALKKNNVINTAVPRKTKEEQKKEIIKKKVEVQGQRQKLLEKHLQQNKLLLGKLEKCKTDKEKTQIKQTLEALRVIIEKLRVDIKKATSEMMVSRTAAGGQAAASRTRPTEVRKASVLTAERELLDAEMDLYNKIHRGDDTTDLKKKVYELKQQARALGLLGQWRGRGGAARRGGAVLRGRGLMSARSRLNVIDHRPRKVFVKGMDGGDKENLQAHFAQYGEVEGVEPASSGLVITFKTRKDAELGVSQGSEFKNRPLQWAWFKEPARMPSTGDVSETANVNDDDLAVDDEHSNLLLEEDLLLVDDEDEEDSEARSWRR
- the LOC135394981 gene encoding RNA-binding protein 26-like isoform X2, with amino-acid sequence MIIENSEALKSWLTSCLEHMCDADPAALAKYVMALVKKDKSEKELKDICLDQLDVFLQKETKPFVDMLFETLSTKSYLHSRGPRAPVQQPPQPPPPPVAAPLPPLPPHAPPLAKIAPIVASPPPALPSHREIPPGSEASGMPGQMPEAPALGAGAKSEAAPRKEEGTAEDEKDISRSGHRKSRSRSRSPVGGRSRNRTRSRSREDERRGSRRFSGDRRRRANDRGRRRYADVGGRHRDGRGRWGSSDERSSGRSAGARERSHSGRRSWSGSPSRSASRSRSRSPHRSRNRSRGEKGAAAGNDASRGETRGSNAPHTTTPGSAPAAEAPVAKGTEGSHGDTDYRPGAGQAPLLPGGGGGDAAPASFHPTPKMSKRCRDYDERGYCMRGDYCPFDHGKDPVVVEDVSMLRFGLSGPPPPTSQPGPPIQQGPLPMPHLPHTGLPPPLTTMEPPLMPPAEPYNPEAPGMERPLRLPQAPPYWGHPPVRGAPPPVFHPPRPHRELIGVPTVGGAPADLSQPPPPTPGRTVIDPHHLPPGLPPPPPPPGAPPMEGAVPMHEDPSMQGNPPRPMAPSNMMVGNGMHMRQHGRGGQHHRGMREYGRGMGRGANSAHYERCELEVRKVPRNLNNITQLNNHFSRFGNIVNLQVCYEGDPEAALIRFANHAQANAAYRCTEAVLNNRFIKVFWHNKDRQNEQATTAPGTPPTGGATVANGNSAPQAESAAAAAAAPAATGADGEATSTSPGKSVKERLGTPATSAPPGVEKSVVYSAAAGNLSRTVFNPAALKKNNVINTAVPRKTKEEQKKEIIKKKVEVQGQRQKLLEKHLQQNKLLLGKLEKCKTDKEKTQIKQTLEALRVIIEKLRVDIKKATSEMMVSRTAAGGQAAASRTRPTEVRKASVLTAERELLDAEMDLYNKIHRGDDTTDLKKKVYELKQQARALGLLGQWRGRGGAARRGGAVLRGRGLMSARSRLNVIDHRPRKVFVKGMDGGDKENLQAHFAQYGEVEGVEPASSGLVITFKTRKDAELGVSQGSEFKNRPLQWAWFKEPARMPSTGDVSETANVNDDDLAVDDEHSNLLLEEDLLLVDDEDEEDSEARSWRR